A single genomic interval of Pseudochaenichthys georgianus unplaced genomic scaffold, fPseGeo1.2 scaffold_1970_arrow_ctg1, whole genome shotgun sequence harbors:
- the LOC117441763 gene encoding stress-associated endoplasmic reticulum protein 1 has product MSAIQRMKVANERHSKSITQRGHVQKTSRPVNEEKSPVGPWLLALFVFVVCGSAIFQIIQSIRQGM; this is encoded by the exons ATGTCGGCCATTCAGCGGATGAAGGTGGCGAACGAGCGGCACAGCAAGAGCATCACCCAGCGGGGACACGTCCAGAAAACATCG cggCCTGTAAACGAGGAGAAGTCTCCGGTCGGTCCCTGGCTCCTCGCTCTCTTTGTCTTCGTGGTCTGTGGATCAG CAATCTTCCAGATCATCCAGAGCATCCGGCAGGGCATGTGA
- the LOC117441764 gene encoding calmodulin-binding transcription activator 2, with amino-acid sequence MSNKEMVSTETESKGQRKVFVPNKLLECLPRLSSLPSERLRWNTNEEIASYLISFDRHDEWLSCSLKTRPKNGSIILYNRKKVKYRKDGYCWKKRKDGKTTREDHMKLKVQGTE; translated from the exons ATGAGCAACAAGGAGATGGTTTCCACGGAGACAG agagtAAGGGCCAGAGGAAGGTGTTTGTTCCCAACAAGCTGCTCGAGTGCCTCCCTCGTCTCTCCAGCCTGCCCAGCGAGCGTCTGCGCTGGAACACTAACGAG gagatAGCGTCGTACCTGATCTCCTTCGACAGACATGACGAGTGGCTCTCCTGCTCCCTGAAGACCAG GCCGAAGAACGGCAGCATCATCCTGTACAACAGGAAAAAGGTGAAATACAGGAAGGATGGATACTGCTGGAAGAAGAGGAAGGACGGGAAGACAACCAGAGAGGACCACATGAAGCTGAAGGTCCAGGGCACCGAG